One Rhinoderma darwinii isolate aRhiDar2 unplaced genomic scaffold, aRhiDar2.hap1 Scaffold_1945, whole genome shotgun sequence DNA window includes the following coding sequences:
- the LOC142700792 gene encoding thiosulfate:glutathione sulfurtransferase-like isoform X2, whose amino-acid sequence MSTGGIVSYQDLKKLISHGTPQILDVRTPEEVSGGKIPSAVNIPVTDIEDALKMDPDAFKQKYNVEKPKLDDKNLVFHCQMGRRGQRATEIAHSLGYKHAQNYLGGYKEWSEKEGN is encoded by the exons ATGAGCACAG GTGGCATCGTCTCGTACCAGGATCTGAAGAAGCTGATCAGCCATGGAACCCCCCAGATATTAGATGTGAGGACGCCGGAGGAAGTGAGTGGAGGAAAAATTCCCAGCGCTGTAAATATACCAG TCACAGATATTGAAGATGCTCTGAAGATGGATCCAGACGcctttaaacaaaaatataacgTGGAGAAGCCCAAACTGGACGACAAGAACCTGGTGTTCCACTGCCAAATGGGGCGAAGAGGTCAACGGGCTACAGAAATCGCCCACAGCCTGGGCTACAAGCA TGCCCAGAATTATCTCGGCGGTTACAAGGAATGGTCAGAGAAAGAAGGGAATTGA
- the LOC142700792 gene encoding thiosulfate:glutathione sulfurtransferase-like isoform X1, producing MENPQHLRPRAITSNNSISGITGAPWPTWPPPEAPISCSLSGDLCYICGIVSYQDLKKLISHGTPQILDVRTPEEVSGGKIPSAVNIPVTDIEDALKMDPDAFKQKYNVEKPKLDDKNLVFHCQMGRRGQRATEIAHSLGYKHAQNYLGGYKEWSEKEGN from the exons ATGGAGAATCCTCAACACCTCCGGCCACGAGCGATCACATCTAACAACTCGATCAGTGGTATCACAGGAGCACCATGGCCGACATGGCCCCCGCCAGAGGCTCCGATCAGCTGCAGCCTGTCTGGGGATCTCTGTTACATAT GTGGCATCGTCTCGTACCAGGATCTGAAGAAGCTGATCAGCCATGGAACCCCCCAGATATTAGATGTGAGGACGCCGGAGGAAGTGAGTGGAGGAAAAATTCCCAGCGCTGTAAATATACCAG TCACAGATATTGAAGATGCTCTGAAGATGGATCCAGACGcctttaaacaaaaatataacgTGGAGAAGCCCAAACTGGACGACAAGAACCTGGTGTTCCACTGCCAAATGGGGCGAAGAGGTCAACGGGCTACAGAAATCGCCCACAGCCTGGGCTACAAGCA TGCCCAGAATTATCTCGGCGGTTACAAGGAATGGTCAGAGAAAGAAGGGAATTGA
- the LOC142700791 gene encoding immunoglobulin superfamily member 11-like, translating into MSRWRRREEFRILLATNILKYDLKVAAAVEAVKVAVNPPSIQVTRGGSVLLPCSFRTTAALNRLNIIWTVSPLLRPRQPLQVISYEQGQIVESLSEYLGRVKFAFQPTQDASIFINHSRVSDTGTYQCTVINPPNGATPNIGLVGLTVLVPPSSPDCSSEGHGGESIQLRCSVKEGIPTPTITWEKMPPNGHKLISTQEDYRGSTTLTNLTSETSGIYRCTVTNQLGAQSCAVEIDIRVGGLGSMGVFAAITITLIMGSLLLALFALVLCLHRQSRGKWQEEVYRVVNTSSEQHHVTKWPCSDTEKSSRWPSGRWLPYNPTKLPPHLRYSVHQSPGPLRPTSKDSNMRRQQPRTPSEMDESEEDDEENTSPGLRSSIYSIQSGYLV; encoded by the exons ATGTCCAGATGGAGACGTCGGGAAGAATTCAGGATCCTCTTAGCCACAAACATTCTTAAATATGACCTAAAGGTGGCCG CAGCAGTTGAGGCTGTGAAGGTTGCCGTAAACCCTCCGAGCATCCAGGTGACGAGAGGCGGAAGTGTCCTGCTCCCCTGCTCATTCAGAACTACCGCGGCCCTCAACCGCCTCAACATCATCTGGACGGTGTCTCCCCTGCTTCGGCCAAGGCAGCCTCTTCAG GTCATCTCGTATGAACAGGGTCAGATCGTGGAAAGTCTGAGCGAGTACCTGGGCAGGGTCAAATTTGCCTTCCAACCAACCCAGGATGCCAGTATCTTCATCAACCATAGCCGTGTATCCGACACTGGGACCTACCAATGTacagtcatcaaccctccaaatggGGCAACACCCAATATTGGCCTGGTGGGGCTGACTGTGCTGG TTCCCCCCTCAAGTCCTGACTGTTCTAGTGAAGGTCATGGAGGAGAAAGTATCCAGCTCCGATGTTCAGTGAAGGAAGGGATCCCGACACCAACAATCACATGGGAGAAAATGCCACCCAATGGTCACAAGCTGATCAGCACCCAGGAAG ATTATCGCGGCTCCACTACTCTCACAAACCTCACATCAGAGACATCAGGGATCTATCGTTGTACGGTCACCAATCAGCTGGGAGCGCAGTCCTGTGCGGTGGAGATTGACATACGTGTAG GGGGCCTGGGCTCGATGGGCGTTTTTGCTGCAATCACAATCACTCTCATCATGGGATCGCTTCTCTTGGCGCTCTTTGCCTTGGTTTTGTGCCTACATCGGCAGAGCCGAGGAAAGTGGCAGGAGGAAGTGTACAG GGTGGTCAACACGTCTTCCGAACAACATCACGTGACCAAGTGGCCGTGCAGTGATACAGAAAAGTCCAGCAGATGGCCCAGTGGTAGATGGCTGCCCTATAATCCAACAAAGCTGCCTCCTCATCTCCGCTACAGCGTGCACCAGAGCCCGGGCCCCCTGCGCCCCACATCAAAGGACTCCAATATGAGAAGGCAGCAGCCCAGAACGCCTTCAGAGATGGACGAAAGCGAGGAAGACGATGAGGAGAACACAAGTCCAGGTCTCAGGTCATCAATCTACTCCATCCAGTCGGGGTACCTAGTGTAA